Genomic DNA from Desulfuribacillus alkaliarsenatis:
TTTACAGCACGAGTATAATATCTCTTTCTGAACGTCAGCGAGAATTAGCATCACTACGAGTGTTGGGTATGTCGTCAAAGGAGGTATTTGAAGTTCTAAGTTTTGAACAGTGGACGATATCGCTCTTTGCCATGCTTGCTGGTATACCACTGGCCTATGGTATGGTAACGGGCATTGCTCAGTCGATAGATACAGATATAATGGTTATACCTGTTGTGTTTGAACCACACACATTTATGCTAGCGGCCGCTGGCACGGTAGCTTCAATATTAATAGCACAATTGTCAGTGTATAGAAGAGTTACAAAGTTGTCCTTAGTAGATGTACTAAAAGAACGGGATTAAGGGGGCAGGCAGATGAAGAAATTTATAAAATGGACATTTTTTATAGTGATTTTAGGTCTTGGAGCAGGTTATATGTATTGGCAATCAATACAGCCTTTGGCTGTAGAGACATTAGCAGTTAGTTATCAAGATATTGAACAGGTGATAGAAGAGGAGGCTGTTGTAGCAGCTATCAGGGAGCAATCCGTGTTTGCATTAGCACAGGGTAAAGTTGAGAATGTCAGCTTCGAAGTTGGTAAGCCTGTAAAGCAGGGGCAGTTGCTGTTTAGTATAAGTAATCGGGAGCTGGAATTTCAGGTAGCTCAGCTGCGGGCACAGTTGGTTGCCTTAGACGGTCAAGAGCAGCAGATGTATCCTGAGCTGCGACCAAGTCGTATTCAACAGCAGGAGCTTGCGATTGAGGATGCGCTAATGCGTTATGAAATAGCTAAAGAGGATTATGAACGTATTAAGGCCTTATATGAAGCAGGGGCAATTAGCTATGAGGCGTATCAGCAAGCCGATAGAGCAGTAACAACATTAAGGCATGCAGTAATTCAACAAGAACAGGCACTTGAAGCACTAAAGGATGAATTCATTCCGTTACCAGGAATTTCTGAACAATTTGCAGGCCAAAGGGAATCAATAGAAGCACAAATCGCCATGGCAGAATATCTATTATCACAAAGTAGAGTGTACGCACCCTTTAGTGGGGTCGTTAAAGAAAAGCGGATAGAAAACAATATGGTTGTACATCCTGGCTTCGAGGCAGCAATTTTATTTGCTGACAATCAGTATGAGCTAGAAACCTACATCCTAACTAAAGATATGATTGACATTTATCTAGGAATGCCAGTAACAATAATCCAGGAGAGAGCAAGAGGGGATATTGAATTTGTAGGGGAAGTAGTTCGCATAGCACCTGTAGCTGTAGAAACAGTATCAGCACTAGGGCTAAGAGAATCAAGGATTAAAGTTACTATTGGGATTGATCAGGAGCAAATCCCAGATACAGTTGAGCTAAGACCTGGCTATCGGTTTGATGTGAAGTTTGTAACCCATCGGGAAGAAAACCGCATCGTACTACCAAAAACATCGTTATTTAAATATCAAGGTACAGATGCTATTTGGGTTATTAATAATGATATTGCTGAGATAAAAAAGGTGAATACTGGGTTTGAAACATCTGATCGTGTAGTTATTGAAACGGGCCTGGTTTCAGGGGATAGAATCATCCGAAACCCGAGGTTTGATAATCTCAGAGAAGGTATAGAGGTTGTGGAGAAAGAAAATTAGTATCGGTTTCATAATAATTTGATATAATTACTAGAAATAATTTATAATGTATAATAGATTTGACAATACGAGAATGGTTTCGGGGGTTTGCTTATGAACTATAAAAACAAGTTAATTGTTATAAACGTATTACTTGCGGCACTAGTATTAATTGGTTTTAGCATGACTATACCAGGTCCTATTGCAATAGTAGGTGTAATATTAACGATATTTTTGGTTGCTGCAGCGGCAGTTATTATTACTACTGAAATAAGTAAGCCTATGAAAAATATCATAATTGCACAAAAAAGCTTAGCTGCTGGGGACTACTCGATTGAGCCATTAACAGTTTCTGGGGAAGGTCAATTTAAAGAAATGGCTGAATTGACTAACGATATAATAGGAAAACAAAGAGATATGATAATGGAGATTACTAGTGCTACCCAGCAGGTAAAGGCATCTAGTCAAGAATTAGTACACTCTGGCAGAAGTGTAGGGGATAATGCCCGTACCGTAGGTGATGCAATTGAACATGTAGCATCTGGAGCCGTCGAATTATCAGAGCAGATAAACGACGCTGCAATAACTATCGATAGTCTAATAGAGGAAATACAAAAGGTAAGTAATAAATCAGGACAGATGTCGGACATCGGAAGAATAGTAACTAATAACATCACAGCAGGTAACAACTCAATTGGTAAAGCGATTGAACAAATGGAAACGATAAAACTAAGAGTAGGAAACTCTGCTAGCTCTATTAAAACCCTCGAGGACAAGTCAACCGAGGTAGGCGACATAGTAACTATTATCAATGGCATAGCTGAACAAACGAATCTACTAGCATTAAATGCTTCCATTGAGGCAGCGAGAGCTGGTGAACATGGTCGGGGATTCGCTGTAGTTGCAGAAGAAGTGCGAAAGCTAGCTGAAGGCTCCGCAGATGCAACAGATAAAATTACAGACTTAATTGAAGAGATACGTAATGAAATCATGCAGGCTGTTAAGACTATGGAAGAGGGAATGGATCAAATACGTCAGGGCTCAGGGGCAATACAGGAGACAGGTAAGGTTTTTGATTCTATCAGTAATGAGACTACAAACCTATTAACATACGTACAAGATGTAAGTGAGAGTTCTATTAAAATGGCGTCTAGCAGTGACAGTGTAAATCAGACGATTGCAGACATAGCCAGTGTTAGTGAGATTTTCTCAGCACATTCAGAAGAGGTGGCGGCTGCAAGCTCTGAGCAAGCACATGCCACTGATACAATACTAAAGGGCGCAAATCACTTAGCGTCTATGGCTGATAAGCTATCGAAAGCGGTTTCTAGTTTTAATATAGAATTATGTCTTGCGTGGAATCCAGCTCTTTCTGTAGGTCATGATTTAATTGATGAGCAACACCAGGAGCTTATTCGTCAAATCAATCAGCTATTAGAGGCCTGTAATCAAGGGAAAGGAAAAGCTACTGTTAATGAGATTGTTGCTTTTCTAGAAGATTATGTAGTTAACCACTTTGGTATGGAAGAAGAGCAAATGCAGAAGTATAACTACCCAGAATACGATAAGCATAAAGCACAACATACTAAATTCATTGAAATATTTACTGAACTAAAGCAAGAAATGCAGCAGGACGGTGTGGGACCGCATACGGCAATTAAAATAAATCAAATTGTAGTAGACTGGCTAGTGCAGCACATAACTAAGGTCGATAAAGCACTGGGAGCTTATCTGCAGCAAGTGAAAAAATAGAATAGAATATGAAGATCACCGAAAAACCCCGATTATAAAAATTATACATCGGGGTTTTTCGGTGAAAAGCAGTAGAAACAATTGACTGAAACGATAATTTTGAGTAAAATATGAAGAAACAAGAAGTGATAATGATTATCGACTGTTGACTGATGAAATATAGTTAGGGTGAGAAAATATGCTTTCAGGAAATGTAATTGCTTTAGCGATTATAGCTTCAATTTTGGGCTATGCTGTATATAGGACTTATAGTAATTTAAGAAAAATTACACTAAAAGAAGATGAATCAAGCCGTTGTACTGGATGTAGCTCTACAAGCTGCGAATCAAATAATAACAATGTCTAGTGCATTATTCTATGCTAATAACCTCTTCAAGGGTTTTTCGACTGGAAATGATTTCACGTTTTTGTAAATCCGTTGACAATAGTGACGGGTCGCCGTGCTTACCTAA
This window encodes:
- a CDS encoding efflux RND transporter periplasmic adaptor subunit → MKKFIKWTFFIVILGLGAGYMYWQSIQPLAVETLAVSYQDIEQVIEEEAVVAAIREQSVFALAQGKVENVSFEVGKPVKQGQLLFSISNRELEFQVAQLRAQLVALDGQEQQMYPELRPSRIQQQELAIEDALMRYEIAKEDYERIKALYEAGAISYEAYQQADRAVTTLRHAVIQQEQALEALKDEFIPLPGISEQFAGQRESIEAQIAMAEYLLSQSRVYAPFSGVVKEKRIENNMVVHPGFEAAILFADNQYELETYILTKDMIDIYLGMPVTIIQERARGDIEFVGEVVRIAPVAVETVSALGLRESRIKVTIGIDQEQIPDTVELRPGYRFDVKFVTHREENRIVLPKTSLFKYQGTDAIWVINNDIAEIKKVNTGFETSDRVVIETGLVSGDRIIRNPRFDNLREGIEVVEKEN
- a CDS encoding bacteriohemerythrin — translated: MNYKNKLIVINVLLAALVLIGFSMTIPGPIAIVGVILTIFLVAAAAVIITTEISKPMKNIIIAQKSLAAGDYSIEPLTVSGEGQFKEMAELTNDIIGKQRDMIMEITSATQQVKASSQELVHSGRSVGDNARTVGDAIEHVASGAVELSEQINDAAITIDSLIEEIQKVSNKSGQMSDIGRIVTNNITAGNNSIGKAIEQMETIKLRVGNSASSIKTLEDKSTEVGDIVTIINGIAEQTNLLALNASIEAARAGEHGRGFAVVAEEVRKLAEGSADATDKITDLIEEIRNEIMQAVKTMEEGMDQIRQGSGAIQETGKVFDSISNETTNLLTYVQDVSESSIKMASSSDSVNQTIADIASVSEIFSAHSEEVAAASSEQAHATDTILKGANHLASMADKLSKAVSSFNIELCLAWNPALSVGHDLIDEQHQELIRQINQLLEACNQGKGKATVNEIVAFLEDYVVNHFGMEEEQMQKYNYPEYDKHKAQHTKFIEIFTELKQEMQQDGVGPHTAIKINQIVVDWLVQHITKVDKALGAYLQQVKK